A stretch of DNA from Anopheles nili chromosome 2, idAnoNiliSN_F5_01, whole genome shotgun sequence:
TCCCACCGGATCGTAGTTAGCGGCGTTCGGTAGCAGGTTGTGGAGCTTATCCTTTAGTGACACAACCGGGACTTCGGGTTCGACCGCGACAACTTCCGGAACTGGAGCCGGAACCGTGTAGGGTACCTGAACTTCCTCTGGCTCGTTGTATGGCACCGGGAAGGGCTTCTTGTTGAAGACATACCGCTTGTATGGCACCTCGCGGATCTCCTCGACCTCCTTGATGATCTCGATGTGCTTCTCTACCGGGATGTGCTTGATCTTTTCCACGTGTTTGATCACTTCGTACGGCACCTCGACCTTCTCGATGACTACTTTCTCGATTGGCACCTCGCGGATCACTTCCACTGGGCGTTCGACGACGATCTCCTTTGTCACCGGGACCTGCTTCACCACCTCAACCACCTGCTCCACTTCGACGTGCTTTTCGACAGGCACGCGCTTAATGATCGCTTGCGGCACATGCTTGATAATTTCTCCTTTAGTGTGTTCGATCTTTGGAATGGCAATCGGGACCTTCTTGATCGTTGGCACTGGCACTAATACCGGAAGTGAGATGTCTTTCGTAGCTGCCAGCGCATCAAGCACTGCCGCTATCGTGCAAACGACCAGTAACTAAAGGAAGAGACAAGGACATAAATTTAGTACAGAATTCGATCCT
This window harbors:
- the LOC128720129 gene encoding mantle protein-like — translated: MKLLLVVCTIAAVLDALAATKDISLPVLVPVPTIKKVPIAIPKIEHTKGEIIKHVPQAIIKRVPVEKHVEVEQVVEVVKQVPVTKEIVVERPVEVIREVPIEKVVIEKVEVPYEVIKHVEKIKHIPVEKHIEIIKEVEEIREVPYKRYVFNKKPFPVPYNEPEEVQVPYTVPAPVPEVVAVEPEVPVVSLKDKLHNLLPNAANYDPVGFFKKIVNH